Genomic segment of Nitrosopumilaceae archaeon AB1(1):
CCTTATGTGCTTTGAATGCAACACGTTGAACATCTCTGTACGCTACAAATCTGGAAACCTTTTTCTTCAATAAAGCATCGAGTACAAATTCTGCAAAGATTTGCCCCTTTGTAATTTGAAGATTCTTAGTAATTTTGTCTTTTTTTATCTGTAATCCTGTCATAACTTTGATCATTGTATCCAACATTTCATCAGCAAGTATTGATGTCATAGGAATACTGAATCGTTCATTTGCAGAGTTGGACAGATCCCTTTCATGCCATAATGGAATGTTTTCAAATGCTACGAATACCTGACTTTGTAATAGTCTTGATAATGATGATATGCGTTCGCTCTTTATTGGATTTCGTTTTACCGGTACTGCACTACTCCCCATTTGACCTGCTTTGAAATTTTCTGCAACCTCTCCAATCTCTGTTCTCTGCAAGTTACGTATCTCTACGGCAATTTTATCTAGTGTGGCACCCACAAGTGCTAATTCAAATGTATATTCTGCATATCTCTCTCTTGGTACTAGTTGTGTTGCAACATCTATTGGGTATAATCCAAGCTTTTTTGCGACATTATTTTGAACATTAACTGCCTTATTTCCCATCAAAGAGCCGGTACCTACAACTCCTAATGTTTTACACAACAATACTCTCTTTCTCAACTCTTCAATTCTTTGTATATGTGTAGACATCTCTGATGCCCAATTCGCAAATTTTAATCCAAATGAGATTATACTTGCGTGTTGTCCATGAGTTCTCCCCACAGCTGGAACTAGCCTGTATTTATCTGCATGATTTGCTAATATGATACTTAATTTTGCAATTTTGGGTTGAATTATTTTTAACGCATCGCGCATCTGCATTGAATTGCTTGTATCTACTAAATCATTACTGGTTAATCCATAATGTGTCCATGGTTTTGCGTTGGTTTTACATTTTTCACTTAATGCTTGTACCAGAGCTGCTGTATCATGATCATTTTTTACTTCAAGTTGTTTTATTCGCTTTGCTGTAATCTTTTTTGATTTCGATACTGTGTAAATATTTTTTCCATGATTTAATGGTATAATTCCAATTTGTCCTTGTATTAGTGCAACAGTTCCCTCTATCTCTAATTGATAATCTATTTTTGACTGCTCTTCAAATATAGACATCATCTCTTCTGTCCCATATCTTCCTGCATCGATTGGTAATATTGCCAACAATATTTTCAAGTTTAAATTTAAAATAAATCTACTGCATATTCACGTACTTTGGTATGTAAAAATTGAGAAAAATACGTCTATTATCTATAAAATCGGGTTCTGTTAGCTTGTGAATACCAACCTAGAAGATAACAGAGCCTAAAATCGCCATATTTTTAAAACCCCTGTATATTAAATGGTATATTGTCAAAAACAGAGATGGAAGATACCCCTAAAGTTGAATCTACTACAGAGGATTTATCCATAAAGAATGAACAACTTGCAAAACGAGCTGAAGAACTAAAATCCAAAGTTACACAAGAGGCGCCTAGTTTAGAAAAAGAAGACCTAGTTCCTGAAAAACCAACAGCTGAAAAGATTGCCCCTGAAAAATTTGGAGTTGTACATATCTTTAGTAGTTATAATAATACTATTATTCATATGACTGATCTAACCGGTGCTGAAACTGTAGCGATCAGCTCTGGTGGAATACATGTTACCGCCGATAGATACGAATCATCACCATTCGCTGCAATGAAAGCTGCAAATTCTGTGATAGAGGTTGCGCGTTCAAAAGGATTTACGGGTTTTCATATTTTTGTTCGTGCAGTTGGTGGTGTAGGATCTCGTGTTCCCGGTCCCGGAGTTCAAGTTGCTATTCGTGCCCTTGCTCGTGGTGGTTTTAGGATTGGACGCATAGATGATGTTACTCCGATACCTCATGATACTACACGAAAAAAGGGCGGAAAACGAGGACGTCGTGTTTAGTTGGAATTTATTTTTTAGATTTCATACTCTCTGACAGTGATATTGTCTTACCATCTTTTTGCACATTTATCTTGGTCGCCATTCTAACATCCATTCCAACTGATCTGAATAATGCGAGCAGATCCCCTCCTTCTATCTTGACATCAATCTCACCTGAGATTATCAACTCTGAGAGTTTTTTAGTTATTGTTCTGGTCTGTGCTGGAAACTGACTTTCTGCATTTTGTAGTACTTCGAGCCCTCTGTGTCCGAGTCTGGCCACTAAAACTTCTCTACTGTCTATATTTTTCTCGTTTTCTTGGTTTTTACTCAGATGTGTGATGTTTTTCTGCATCTCCTCCAACCTTTTTTCTTTTAATTTTTTTAATTCGTCATCCGTCATCCTTTGATTACTCCTATTGGAACAAGTCTAGCTACCTTGGTGGCGATACCTAATTGATGTGAAACATTTACTACCGCATCAACATCCTTGTATGCCTGAGGTGTCTCCTCTACGATCCCATTTCTTGTAAGTGATTTAATTATTATTCCTTTATCGCTTAATGATTTTTTGACAGAGTCTTCTGTAAAATCACGTCTAGCTTGAGATCTTGACATCATTCTTCCAGCTCCGTGAGCAGTAAATCCAAAAGTCAAATCCATGGAAGCGGGTTTTCCTATCAGTATCCAGCTTGCTGTTCCCATTGAACCGGGGACCAATACAGGTTGCCCAAGATCAAAATATGCCTTTGATAAATCATCTGATCCTGCAGGAAATGCTCTAGTTGCACCCTTTCTATGTACCACTAGTCTCTTTTCTTCTCCATCGACTTTATGTTTCTCAATCTTGGCAATATTGTGTGATACGTCATATACTAAATCGGTATTAGGATCAGATTCTGACATTTTAAACACCCTTTCTAATGATTTTCTTGTCCAATGTGTGATCATCTGTCTATTACCCCACGCAAAATTCAAAGCTGCAAACATGGCCTTTCTGTAACTTTCTCCTTCTTCAGATGTATTCGGTACACATGCCAACTCTTTATCTGCCAATTTAATATCATATTTACTGAACGCGTTTTCTGCAATTCTTAAATAATCACTACAAATTTGATGTCCAAAACCTCTTGATCCACAATGAATCAAGATTGTAATCTGACCTTCTTTTATATTCATTCTATTGGCAGCTTTTTCATCATAAATTCTATCCACCTTTTGTATTTCTAAAAAGTGATTCCCTGACCCCAAACTTCCAAGTTGTAATGATCCTCTTTGTTTTGCTTTTTGTGATACTCTGTTCGGATCTGCGCCACTCATCTGTCCATGTTCCTCGCATACTAGTGCGTCATTTTTTGTACCATAATTATTCTCTATTGCCCACTCTACTCCTCTTGTTAACACCTCGTCCAACTCTGAGTTTTTCAGTTTTATAGTACCCTTGGAGCCGACGCCTGTTGGTATAGAGTCGAATAAATCATCCACCAACTCTCTTAGTTTAGGACGTAGTATGGATTCGTCCAAATCTGTTCGTAAAAGCCTCACTCCACAGTTTATGTCATATCCGACACCTCCGGGACTAATCATCCCCTCTTCTGCATCCATGGCAGCCACTCCTCCTACTGGAAATCCATATCCCTCATGACCATCTGGTAATACGATAGAGTTTCCTTGAATTCCTGGAATGGTTGAGACGTTTATTGCCTGTGATAATGTTCTATCAGTAGTCATTTTTTGTAATAATTTATCGTCAGCATATATCACCACTGGAACTTTCATCCCCTTCTGTGGATCTACATCTATTCTGTATTGGTTTTCTCCTATTTTTTTTGGTATCAATAATAATAAAATAGTTTAATTATATTTAAATCATAATTTTAATTTTTTTATTCTCTATGTGTTCTGGTTTAAATTATATAATCGTAGTTTTAATATTTTTTTGCAGGAGTATCGAAGTTAGGTTAACCGAGAAGGACTCAAGATACTCATAAGGGTGATCCTTTCCTCTAGAGGTTCATGGGTTCGAATCCCATCTCCTGCATAATTAATGATCAACTACTTTTAACACGCATTATTTTTAAATTATCCATAACGCGCCAATATTCTACATTTTTTCCGTTCTCTAAATCTTCTTTGACCCCTTCTTCCACAAGAGAACANTCCACGGTCTCAAAAGTCTCCGAATCCATTAATTGTACATTATCACCATTCATTGATATGATCTGACCAGTACGTTTATCAATTAATGGTACGTGAATCTGCATACTGACCGGTCCTACGTGTGGTCTTTTCTGACCGTCAAAAATACCTACTCCGACTATTCTTGCCTTTGCAGCTCCGTGTTTTCCTGGTTTACTGGTATCGTACTCTACTATCTTGCAAGGATCTCCTGTGGGTTGATCTGAAACTGGTAATAATATGTAAGATCCTATCTTTAATGATCCTAAATCTGCTGGTTTACTCACACCAAGTTTTAAGAAATGGTATATTTAATTATATATTTAATTTTCTGTATCTTGATCTATTAAAAAAGCGTTTAATAATGGCTATTATTTTACTCTTAATATGACTAATACCGACGATGCAAAGAATATGAGAAATGCCATAGATATTTCAGGTACTATTGTTGACAAAGGTGAGATTCGTTCCGTTAATACTAAAAGCGGTGGAACAATCAATGTTTGTGATGCATATCTGGAAGATGATATGGGTAAGATCAAACTGACTTTGTGGGCAGAAGATATCGAGAAAATAGAAAATGGTACCAAAATACAACTCACAAATGCTTATACTACCACGTTTAAAGGCGAGGTTGCCCTTACAAAGGGAAAGTATGGCCAACTAAATGTTTTGTAATATCTGACTTTATATTGTAAATTTGTAACCTGTAAACTGATATATTTTTCCATTCATTTCATTCTCTCTAAACTTTATTTATCTTAACAGAATAATGATTGGTTATATAGTTATTAGTGTGTATGTCCAGTGATTGTACATGGCAAATATGATCACTGTTGAAGAGTTGAAGAGTAATTTGAACGAATTTGTTTTGCTTGATGTACGTGAACCTGATGAACTCAGTTCTAAAATAGAAAACTCCACTTCCATGCCTCTTGGTCTTGTAATTAGAAATGCCAAAAAAGGATTTATAGAAGATTTAAAATCAAAAAAGATTTGTACATATTGTGCTAGTGGTTATAGGGGCAATATTGCCGCCGATGAGTTGCAAAAAGCTGGATTTAATGTTGTAAATCTTAGAGGTGGATTTATGGCATGGAATGAATCCTAAATTATGTGACATATCTACTTTGGAATTTTAAATATTGTAAATCTTAGAGGTGGATTTATGGCATGGAATGAATCCTAAATTATGTGACATATCTACTTTGGAATTTTAAATATTGTAAATCTTAGAGGTGGATTTATGGCATGGAATGAATCCTAAATTATGTGACATATCTACTTTGGAATTTTAAATATTGTAAATCTTAGAGGTGGATTTATGGCATGGAATGAATCCTAAATTATGTGACATATCTACTTTGGAATTTTAAATATTGTTGATTTATGTATTGTGTGACATCATACAAATATAATAGTCATATAATGTGTAGTATAATATGTGCGAATGTTCTAAAATTCATTTATATGAAGTAGAGTTCAAACTTGATGGCATGATTGTAGTTCCAACGCACAAAAACTGTGGTTCTGCTTTGGGTGAAAAACAATCTGACATTTTTCAAAAAGATCTTATGAAATTGTGGGGATTTAAAAATGAAGAAGAATAATAAACAATAGAAAAATTACTACATTTCTGCTACTGCTAATTTACAAACGACGCCTTCGCACCTGCAATTTGTGTCACAGAAACATTGTCCCTGCAATTCACAATCACAATCGTTTCCTGTTGATTTGGAGGCATCGCATCCACATGCTGCATCTGACATATTTTACTATTATTTCTCTACTTTTTAAAAGTTTAGTTGTATTTCATATATTGTGTCTAAATTTCTGCTACTTTAGCAACTTTTTTAACCCCTTATTCCAACATGGGATCAGGTTGACTTTATCATATTATATTCTATTCACTGTACTGATCAGTTTTGGTCTGATTCAAAGTGCAAGTGCCCAATTTCAAACAGGTGGTGTTGACTATCCTGGTGATTGGTATGTGGGTGAAGGTCTAAATCCCGGAGATCAATTTAGTTATAATTTGTGTTTTGTAGACTATCTAGAATGCACTGAATTTCAAATTGATTGGTGGGTACAAGGATTAGAGGTAATTTCTAATGAGGAAAAATGGGTAGTACAAGTAGTAGTGTATGATGGTAATACTATCACTACTGGTAAGATGCATCTGGGCACTGTTGCACCAGAACCTACTGGTGGGGATGAAGAACTCACTGTTTATCGTAGTGCATTCAAATCATCTATAGTATGGCTTTCTGCATATGCTACAAAAGACATTGGTATCGCTGGCAAAGGTCCAAAAGCATTTACACTTCCGTCTTGGGGTAAAATTGCAAATATTGGCGGTGAGCAAATCCTACCAACACAAGTAGAGACATTATTTTTACCTATAGGATCAGTTGAGACAGTACGAATGCAATGGAAAACTGGTGGCTCTCAAAGCAAAGTTTGGATAGTTGATGATTTTCCATTTCCAGTAAAGGCTAGTACTTGGACACATGTATCTGAGGGTATTCCACCTCAAGAGTATAGATTTGAAATTTTAGATTACAAACAAGGTGTTATGGAGAATCCTTTCAAAGATATAGTGTCTACTTCAGGAAAGAACAAAGAACTAGGCTGTCCACAAAATTACGATTCTTGTTAAATCCCTTGAAAACACACAAGATTTTAAATATCTTATAGGTATCAAATATGGCCCTGAGAATCCAAAACAAGGATGCGATATTGAATGGCGCTTAAGCTTTCAAAAGAAACACAATCCTACTGAATTTTTAAATCAAGTACAGTATGATATTTTAACAGTAGATGATTCTGGTGTACCATTAACTTCTTTGGCAGAATCTACTGGCTCTGACTTTTTATTTTCAGCATCTGGGCAATCTTTTAGAACCACAACTGCCCAAGAGGTAGGAACCACGCACTATGTTTTGGTAATTTATGGACTAAGTCCCAAGCATATTCCACCATCTGCTGATCAACTAGATCTAGTTTCACTAGATATTATTATATCTGAAAATCCCAAATATGATGCGACAACTCCTCCCGTGTCCTCTGTCACACCTGTTGTTGTTGATGTTGTAATTCCATCATGGGTAAAAAATAACGCTGGCTTTTGGGTTGATGGTGTAATTGATGATGACACCTTTGCTGACGCAATTGAATATCTAATTAATAATGGAATAATTATTGTTCCTTTAAATGACTCTGTAGAACCTACAAGCAAAGCTAGTATTCCATCATGGGTAAAAAATAACGCTGGCTTTTGGGTTGATGGTGTAATTGATGATGAAACCTTTGCGCTAGGATTACAATATCTAGTAGAAAATGGAATAATCGTCGTCTAACATAATGAAATTTTTCCATTATCCTAAACGAAATTTACGAAAATTAATCACAAAAGGAGAGTACAATTCAGCTGTCACACTTGCTCATGAATTACTTGAAAAAGATCCATATGATACCGATGTTTTGTTTATTCTGGCAGGAGCATATTACATACTTGAAGATGCCCCTAGTGTACTTCGTTATGTGGATAAAATTTTAGAAATTACAAATTCTGATGTTGAAGCTATTATGTTAAAAGCAACAGCCCTTGTGGCTTTGGGTAAAACTAAAGAGGCGATTAATTGTTGTAAAATCATTCTTAAAGAACAACCATATAATCGATCTGCAAAAACAATGATGGAAAAACTAGAATGATTATTTTAGATACACATTAGTAAATAACCAATCACAAAATTCAATTACTTTGGGGGTAAATTCACACCAAATGTGTAATGAATGTGGTAAAATATCTATTCTGCCACCATTAAATAATACTCTGGCTCCCTCTTTTCCCTCATACATGTATGCGTCTTGAACCTTTGCATCTTGGAATAATTCTTGTGCTTTTAATTTTATTATATTACGATTTATTGGAAAATTTGTCTTTGTCTGATCAATAATCAAACTTAGATCTCGTTTTCCATACATGTCAAATTCCTCAATTTTCCCTTCATGTGGAAAGTTTACAATCAATTTTACATTATATTTATGTCCTGTTTTTGTTCCAATTTCTGTGATTTTTGTATATGCCATTGCAGGATTTTTTTTCAGTAAAAACTGAATCTGTGCCAAATCACTTTTTAATGCTTTTTGCAAATCCTCTATGATTCTCATTGAATAGCATATGATACGATGTGAGTGTCTTTAATTTCTATTGTTCGATTGATTTTTACATAATGCATTGTGATTTTACTAGATGGCATTACCAATGGGAATATCTGATGAGCAAGCAGAACCACAAGGTCTAGATGGTTATCGTGTTACCTGTATTGATTTTATACAGGATATATCCAAAGACTATCTTGCTTGGGTAGACAGATACGAACTTGATTCAAAAGAAGATCATAGGAGACGTGAAATGATCAATTCTACCATTACTCGTACTAGTGATTGGATCGCTAAAGTGTCTCAAAGTATCCGCGCAATTGATGTGGTGATGAATGATGGTATTCAAAAGATGGCCGAAGCTACCGCCGGTCAACCATTCCCAATTGGGGTTTTTGTTAACCAAAAATCCTTCTATACTGTGGCACACTCTAGTATTATTGATGTTGTAGTAAAAGCAAATGGCAGACAAAATCGACAAACTCAACTAGGATTTCATTTTAAGGATACTAGATTCAGAATTGAATCTACATGTAATGCACACATTGTTGAGTCAAACCTAGATACTAGCATTCATGACTCATTGAATATTTCACTCAAATTAGATGCCACTGGTGCAAAGAAACGTGATGTTATATCTTTCACAACAACTATTTCTGAGATTCAAGATAAAATGGAATCTGATAAACGTGGTGTGACCACAATTGTACATATTGTCTAGACTTTTGCACATTTTTTACATATGATTTTTCTTTCTTGTAATATAATTTCTACATTAGAACTATGACATACATGGCATAATCCTTTCATGATATATTGATAAAATATTGTATAGTTAAGTATGACTATTAAATTGTGTAAATTCATTATATTATACACAGAATAGTATATTCTCTGAAATTTCAGATATAAATTTCAATCACCCTCTCTGATATCTGATAATTTAGATAATTGTTGTGTTTATTTAATATTTGATAGATTGATTCCAGATAAATCACAAATTATGATTTAAGCTAATTAATATCGTGACTAAAACAGAAATCTGTATTTAATGGACGCGATACATACTGAATCTTTAACAAAGAAATTTTCCAATATGACTGCCATAAATGATATGTCTTTTTCTGTAGATGAAAATGAAATATTTGGATTTCTCGGTCCAAATGGAGCAGGTAAAAGTACTACAATGATGATTCTAACTACTCTGCTAAAAGCTACCTCTGGCAGTGCTAAGGTATGTGGTTATGATGTTTCGCATGATGCAAAACAGGTACGGAAAAAAATTGGTTTTGTTCAGCAAGATATTCTTGTAGATGAATATCTTACTGGTAGAGAAAATTTACTATTACAGGCAAAATTAAACCACTTACCACGATCAATAATTGATCAACGTATTGATGATACATTAAATTTAATTGATATGACAGATAGACAACATGAATCTGTAGTCACTTATTCTGGAGGGATGAGAAAGCGTCTAGATATAGCTGGAGGACTTTTACATAGACCGCAAGTATTATTCCTGGACGAACCAACAGTTGGATTAGATATACAAACTAGGAAAAAAATTTGGGATCACATACGTCACATACATCAAGAATTTAAAATATCAATTCTTGTATCTACACATTATATGCAAGAAGCAGATGATTTGTGTTCTCGTATAGCAATTATAGATCATGGTACTATACAATTAATCGACACTCCAAAAAATATTAAATCTAGTGTGGGTAATGATATAATATCATTTGATATTGCAGGTAATAGTGTTGATATTAATACATTCATTGAACATTTACAATCATTGGATTCGATAAAAGAGATTAATTTTGATAGTGAGACTCGAAATATAAGGATATTTTCATCAAATAATACCTTCTCTATACCTGATCTCTTCCAAATCTCTACAAAATTGAGTATAAAAAT
This window contains:
- a CDS encoding DNA-binding protein encodes the protein MTDDELKKLKEKRLEEMQKNITHLSKNQENEKNIDSREVLVARLGHRGLEVLQNAESQFPAQTRTITKKLSELIISGEIDVKIEGGDLLALFRSVGMDVRMATKINVQKDGKTISLSESMKSKK
- a CDS encoding ATP-binding cassette domain-containing protein → MDAIHTESLTKKFSNMTAINDMSFSVDENEIFGFLGPNGAGKSTTMMILTTLLKATSGSAKVCGYDVSHDAKQVRKKIGFVQQDILVDEYLTGRENLLLQAKLNHLPRSIIDQRIDDTLNLIDMTDRQHESVVTYSGGMRKRLDIAGGLLHRPQVLFLDEPTVGLDIQTRKKIWDHIRHIHQEFKISILVSTHYMQEADDLCSRIAIIDHGTIQLIDTPKNIKSSVGNDIISFDIAGNSVDINTFIEHLQSLDSIKEINFDSETRNIRIFSSNNTFSIPDLFQISTKLSIKITSFSLKQPSLDDAFIAYTGHELKNDAKFDCRKEYRRRHQ
- a CDS encoding rhodanese-like domain-containing protein, which encodes MANMITVEELKSNLNEFVLLDVREPDELSSKIENSTSMPLGLVIRNAKKGFIEDLKSKKICTYCASGYRGNIAADELQKAGFNVVNLRGGFMAWNES
- the purB gene encoding adenylosuccinate lyase → MAILPIDAGRYGTEEMMSIFEEQSKIDYQLEIEGTVALIQGQIGIIPLNHGKNIYTVSKSKKITAKRIKQLEVKNDHDTAALVQALSEKCKTNAKPWTHYGLTSNDLVDTSNSMQMRDALKIIQPKIAKLSIILANHADKYRLVPAVGRTHGQHASIISFGLKFANWASEMSTHIQRIEELRKRVLLCKTLGVVGTGSLMGNKAVNVQNNVAKKLGLYPIDVATQLVPRERYAEYTFELALVGATLDKIAVEIRNLQRTEIGEVAENFKAGQMGSSAVPVKRNPIKSERISSLSRLLQSQVFVAFENIPLWHERDLSNSANERFSIPMTSILADEMLDTMIKVMTGLQIKKDKITKNLQITKGQIFAEFVLDALLKKKVSRFVAYRDVQRVAFKAHKENKKFIDAIMQDKAISSKLTREEIKKIFTAKQHLGSSSKIIRNVCIKVKKTCRGI
- a CDS encoding 30S ribosomal protein S11, giving the protein MSKTEMEDTPKVESTTEDLSIKNEQLAKRAEELKSKVTQEAPSLEKEDLVPEKPTAEKIAPEKFGVVHIFSSYNNTIIHMTDLTGAETVAISSGGIHVTADRYESSPFAAMKAANSVIEVARSKGFTGFHIFVRAVGGVGSRVPGPGVQVAIRALARGGFRIGRIDDVTPIPHDTTRKKGGKRGRRV
- a CDS encoding RtcB family protein encodes the protein MKVPVVIYADDKLLQKMTTDRTLSQAINVSTIPGIQGNSIVLPDGHEGYGFPVGGVAAMDAEEGMISPGGVGYDINCGVRLLRTDLDESILRPKLRELVDDLFDSIPTGVGSKGTIKLKNSELDEVLTRGVEWAIENNYGTKNDALVCEEHGQMSGADPNRVSQKAKQRGSLQLGSLGSGNHFLEIQKVDRIYDEKAANRMNIKEGQITILIHCGSRGFGHQICSDYLRIAENAFSKYDIKLADKELACVPNTSEEGESYRKAMFAALNFAWGNRQMITHWTRKSLERVFKMSESDPNTDLVYDVSHNIAKIEKHKVDGEEKRLVVHRKGATRAFPAGSDDLSKAYFDLGQPVLVPGSMGTASWILIGKPASMDLTFGFTAHGAGRMMSRSQARRDFTEDSVKKSLSDKGIIIKSLTRNGIVEETPQAYKDVDAVVNVSHQLGIATKVARLVPIGVIKG
- a CDS encoding DNA-binding protein; the protein is MTNTDDAKNMRNAIDISGTIVDKGEIRSVNTKSGGTINVCDAYLEDDMGKIKLTLWAEDIEKIENGTKIQLTNAYTTTFKGEVALTKGKYGQLNVL
- a CDS encoding translation initiation factor IF-5A, which produces MSKPADLGSLKIGSYILLPVSDQPTGDPCKIVEYDTSKPGKHGAAKARIVGVGIFDGQKRPHVGPVSMQIHVPLIDKRTGQIISMNGDNVQLMDSETFETVXCSLVEEGVKEDLENGKNVEYWRVMDNLKIMRVKSS
- a CDS encoding CDC27 family protein: MKFFHYPKRNLRKLITKGEYNSAVTLAHELLEKDPYDTDVLFILAGAYYILEDAPSVLRYVDKILEITNSDVEAIMLKATALVALGKTKEAINCCKIILKEQPYNRSAKTMMEKLE